One stretch of Harmonia axyridis chromosome 1, icHarAxyr1.1, whole genome shotgun sequence DNA includes these proteins:
- the LOC123680292 gene encoding nuclear pore complex protein Nup58-like: protein MNSIAAVVFFAVVAAASAGIVAPSGLIASTYAAPALTAYSTPLAYNTPLAYSALAAPAYTAYSAPIAYSGALGHAAESTVVAGPSGTITKTNSIATPAIAARYALPSAYTYGGLYL from the exons ATGAACTCAATC GCTGCCGTAGTTTTCTTTGCCGTCGTTGCTGCCGCTAGCGCAGGCATCGTAGCTCCCAGTGGTTTGATTGCAAGCACTTATGCCGCCCCAGCCCTTACAGCCTACTCTACACCTCTTGCTTATAACACACCTTTGGCCTACTCTGCTCTTGCTGCTCCAGCCTACACCGCATACTCTGCCCCAATTGCCTACTCTGGTGCCCTTGGACATGCTGCTGAAAGCACCGTAGTTGCTGGACCATCAGGAACCATCACCAAAACCAACAGCATTGCTACCCCAGCAATTGCTGCCAGATATGCTCTTCCAAGTGCTTACACTTATGGAGGTCTCTACTTGTAA
- the LOC123680225 gene encoding uncharacterized protein LOC123680225: MNSIAAVIFFAALAAASAGWVSPLALSAIPTSHVIQGPSSRSTIVGPDGSSISSAAPGGTIIADQNGGAIVAQGAPAAVISPAARLALVSSPLVAAPAITSYAAVSPVWAHQTLGVPALGRIAAENTVVAGPSGTIAQSRAIDAAQTVALW; encoded by the exons ATGAATTCCATC GCTGCCGTTATCTTCTTCGCCGCCTTGGCTGCTGCTAGCGCTGGTTGGGTATCACCCCTAGCCCTTTCTGCTATCCCAACCAGTCACGTGATCCAAGGACCAAGCTCAAGAAGCACGATTGTAGGACCTGATGGTAGCTCAATCTCTTCAGCAGCTCCCGGTGGAACCATCATCGCTGACCAAAACGGTGGTGCTATTGTTGCCCAAGGTGCTCCAGCTGCTGTTATCTCTCCTGCTGCAAGATTAGCTCTTGTTTCTTCTCCTCTTGTTGCTGCACCAGCTATCACATCTTACGCTGCTGTCAGTCCAGTCTGGGCTCATCAAACTCTTGGTGTTCCTGCTCTTGGAAGAATCGCTGCTGAAAACACAGTAGTAGCTGGACCCTCTGGTACCATTGCTCAAAGTAGAGCAATTGATGCCGCTCAAACTGTAGCTCTCTGGTGA
- the LOC123680299 gene encoding uncharacterized protein LOC123680299, which translates to MNSIAAVVFFAVVAAASAGIVAPSGLIASTYAAPALTAYSAPLAYNAPLAYSALAAPAYTAYSSPIAYSGVLGHAAESTVVAGPSGTITKTNSIATPAIAARYALPSAYTYGGLYL; encoded by the exons ATGAACTCAATC gcTGCCGTAGTTTTCTTTGCCGTCGTTGCTGCCGCCAGCGCAGGCATCGTAGCTCCCAGTGGTTTGATTGCAAGCACTTATGCCGCTCCAGCCCTTACTGCCTACTCTGCACCCCTTGCTTATAACGCACCCTTGGCCTACTCTGCTCTCGCTGCTCCAGCTTACACCGCCTACTCTTCCCCAATTGCCTACTCTGGTGTCCTTGGACATGCCGCTGAAAGTACTGTAGTTGCTGGACCATCAGGAACTATCACCAAAACCAACAGCATTGCTACCCCAGCAATTGCTGCCAGATACGCTCTTCCAAGTGCTTACACTTATGGAGGTCTCTACTTGTAA
- the LOC123680210 gene encoding pupal cuticle protein G1A-like, producing MNSFAAVVFFAALAAANAGLIAPLAYSAIPTGHIVQGPSSRTTVVGPDGSAISSVAPGGTIITDHDATIVAQAAPAAVIAPAARLAVAHAPLVAAHSSLIASPAITTYAAQSPVWAHQAPVWAHQAIGVPAIARVAAENTVVAGPSGTISQTRAIDAAPHVTVW from the exons ATGAACTCCTTC gcCGCCGTTGTCTTCTTCGCTGCTTTGGCTGCTGCCAATGCCGGTTTGATCGCCCCCTTGGCCTACTCTGCCATCCCAACCGGACACATTGTGCAAGGACCAAGCTCAAGAACCACCGTCGTAGGCCCAGACGGTAGCGCAATCTCCTCTGTAGCTCCAGGAGGTACCATCATCACCGACCACGATGCCACCATTGTTGCCCAAGCTGCTCCAGCTGCCGTTATCGCTCCTGCTGCCAGGCTCGCTGTTGCTCACGCTCCTCTTGTAGCTGCTCACTCTTCATTGATCGCCTCTCCAGCCATCACCACCTATGCTGCTCAATCTCCAGTCTGGGCTCATCAAGCTCCAGTCTGGGCTCATCAAGCTATCGGCGTACCAGCCATCGCAAGAGTAGCTGCTGAGAACACCGTTGTTGCTGGACCTTCTGGCACCATCAGCCAAACCAGAGCTATTGACGCTGCTCCCCATGTTACCGTTTGGTAG
- the LOC123680180 gene encoding cuticle protein 12.5-like isoform X2 — protein sequence MNSIAAVVFFAVVAAASAGIVAPSGLIASTYAAPALTAYSAPLAYNAPLAYSGLAAPAYTAYSGALGHAAESTVVAGPSGTITKTDGIVTPAIAPLAYNAPLAYSGLAAPAYTAYSSPIAYSGALGHAAENTVVAGPSGTITNTKSIATPAIAARYALPSAYSYGGLYL from the exons ATGAACTCAATC gcTGCCGTAGTTTTCTTTGCCGTCGTTGCTGCCGCTAGCGCAGGCATCGTAGCTCCTAGTGGTTTGATTGCAAGCACTTATGCCGCTCCAGCCCTTACAGCCTACTCTGCACCCCTTGCTTATAACGCACCCTTGGCCTACTCTGGTCTTGCCGCTCCAGCTTACACCGCCTACTCTGGTGCCCTTGGACATGCCGCTGAAAGCACCGTAGTTGCCGGACCATCTGGTACCATCACAAAAACTGATGGCATTGTTACCCCAGCAATTGCACCCCTCGCTTATAACGCACCCTTGGCCTACTCTGGTCTTGCCGCTCCCGCCTACACTGCTTACTCTTCCCCAATTGCCTACTCTGGTGCTCTTGGACATGCCGCTGAAAACACTGTAGTTGCTGGACCATCTGGCACAATCACCAACACCAAGAGCATTGCTACCCCAGCAATTGCTGCCAGATACGCTCTCCCAAGTGCTTACTCTTATGGAG
- the LOC123680171 gene encoding cuticle protein 12.5-like: protein MNSIAAVVFFAVVAAASAGIVAPSGLIASTYAAPALTAYSAPLAYNAHLAYSGLAAPAYTAYSGALGHAAESTVVAGPSGTITKTDSIATPAVASLAYNAPLAYSGLAAPAYTAYSSPIAYSGALGHAAENTVVAGPSGTITNTKSIAAPAIAARYALPSAYTYGGLYL from the exons ATGAACTCAATC GCTGCCGTAGTTTTCTTTGCCGTCGTTGCTGCCGCTAGCGCAGGCATCGTAGCTCCCAGTGGTTTGATTGCAAGCACTTATGCCGCTCCAGCCCTCACAGCCTACTCTGCACCCCTTGCTTATAACGCACACTTGGCCTATTCTGGTCTTGCCGCTCCAGCCTACACTGCCTACTCTGGTGCTCTTGGACATGCCGCTGAAAGCACCGTAGTTGCCGGACCATCTGGAACCATCACAAAAACTGATAGCATTGCTACCCCAGCAGTAGCATCCCTTGCTTATAACGCTCCCTTGGCCTACTCTGGTCTTGCCGCTCCAGCCTACACCGCCTACTCTTCCCCAATTGCCTACTCTGGTGCTCTTGGACATGCCGCTGAAAACACCGTAGTTGCTGGACCATCTGGAACCATCACCAACACTAAGAGCATTGCTGCCCCAGCAATTGCTGCCAGATACGCTCTCCCAAGTGCTTACACTTATGGAGGTCTCTACTTGTAA
- the LOC123680180 gene encoding uncharacterized protein LOC123680180 isoform X7 — protein sequence MNSIAAVVFFAVVAAASAGIIAPSGLIASTYAAPALTAYSTPLAYNTPLAYSALAAPAYTTYSAPITYSGALGHAAESTVVAGPSGTITKTNSIAAPAIAARYALPSAYTYGGLYL from the exons ATGAACTCAATC GCTGCCGTAGTTTTCTTTGCCGTCGTTGCTGCCGCCAGCGCAGGCATCATAGCTCCCAGTGGTTTGATTGCAAGCACTTATGCCGCCCCAGCCCTTACAGCCTACTCTACACCCCTTGCTTATAACACACCTTTGGCCTACTCTGCTCTTGCTGCTCCAGCCTACACCACCTACTCTGCCCCAATCACTTACTCTGGAGCCCTTGGACATGCCGCTGAAAGTACTGTAGTTGCTGGACCATCAGGAACCATCACCAAAACCAACAGCATTGCTGCCCCAGCAATTGCTGCCAGATACGCTCTCCCAAGTGCTTACACTTATGGAGGTCTCTACTTGTAA
- the LOC123680241 gene encoding uncharacterized protein LOC123680241: protein MNSIAAVIFFAALAVASAGWVSPLALSAIPTGHVIQGPSSRSTIVGPDGSSISSAAPGGTIIADQNGGAFVAQGAPAAVISPAARLALVSSPLVAAPAITSYAAVSPVWAHQTLGVPALGRIAAENTVVAGPSGTIAQSRAIDAAQTVALW from the exons ATGAACTCCATT GCTGCCGTTATCTTCTTTGCCGCCTTGGCTGTTGCTAGCGCTGGTTGGGTATCTCCTCTAGCCCTTTCTGCTATCCCAACCGGTCACGTGATCCAAGGACCAAGCTCAAGAAGCACGATTGTAGGACCTGATGGTAGCTCAATCTCTTCAGCAGCTCCCGGTGGAACCATCATCGCTGACCAAAACGGTGGTGCTTTTGTTGCCCAAGGTGCTCCAGCTGCTGTTATCTCTCCTGCTGCAAGATTAGCTCTTGTTTCTTCTCCTCTTGTTGCTGCACCAGCTATCACATCTTACGCTGCTGTCAGTCCAGTCTGGGCTCATCAAACTCTTGGTGTTCCTGCTCTTGGAAGAATCGCTGCTGAAAACACAGTAGTAGCTGGACCCTCTGGTACCATTGCTCAAAGTAGAGCTATTGATGCCGCTCAAACTGTAGCTCTCTGGTGA
- the LOC123680180 gene encoding uncharacterized protein LOC123680180 isoform X4 → MNSIAAVVFFAVVAAASAGIIAPSGLIASTYAAPALTAYSTPLAYNTPLAYSALAAPAYTTYSAPITYSGALGHAAESTVVAGPSGTITKTNSIAAPAIAARYALPSAYTYGGLYL, encoded by the exons ATGAACTCAATC GCTGCCGTAGTTTTCTTTGCCGTCGTTGCTGCCGCCAGCGCAGGCATCATAGCTCCCAGTGGTTTGATTGCAAGCACTTATGCCGCCCCAGCCCTTACAGCCTACTCTACACCCCTTGCTTATAACACACCTTTGGCCTACTCTGCTCTTGCTGCTCCAGCCTACACCACCTACTCTGCCCCAATCACTTACTCTGGAGCCCTTGGACATGCCGCTGAAAGTACTGTAGTTGCTGGACCATCAGGAACCATCACCAAAACCAACAGCATTGCTGCCCCAGCAATTGCTGCCAGATACGCTCTCCCAAGTGCTTACACTTATGGAG
- the LOC123680180 gene encoding cuticle protein 12.5-like isoform X1, whose product MNSIAAVVFFAVVAAASAGIVAPSGLIASTYAAPALTAYSAPLAYNAPLAYSGLAAPAYTAYSGALGHAAESTVVAGPSGTITKTDGIVTPAIAPLAYNAPLAYSGLAAPAYTAYSSPIAYSGALGHAAENTVVAGPSGTITNTKSIATPAIAARYALPSAYSYGGLYL is encoded by the exons ATGAACTCAATC gcTGCCGTAGTTTTCTTTGCCGTCGTTGCTGCCGCTAGCGCAGGCATCGTAGCTCCTAGTGGTTTGATTGCAAGCACTTATGCCGCTCCAGCCCTTACAGCCTACTCTGCACCCCTTGCTTATAACGCACCCTTGGCCTACTCTGGTCTTGCCGCTCCAGCTTACACCGCCTACTCTGGTGCCCTTGGACATGCCGCTGAAAGCACCGTAGTTGCCGGACCATCTGGTACCATCACAAAAACTGATGGCATTGTTACCCCAGCAATTGCACCCCTCGCTTATAACGCACCCTTGGCCTACTCTGGTCTTGCCGCTCCCGCCTACACTGCTTACTCTTCCCCAATTGCCTACTCTGGTGCTCTTGGACATGCCGCTGAAAACACTGTAGTTGCTGGACCATCTGGCACAATCACCAACACCAAGAGCATTGCTACCCCAGCAATTGCTGCCAGATACGCTCTCCCAAGTGCTTACTCTTATGGAGGTCTCTACTTGTAA
- the LOC123680283 gene encoding uncharacterized protein LOC123680283: protein MNSIAAVVFFAVVAAASAGIVAPSGLIASTYAAPALTAYSTPLAYNTPLAYSALAAPAYTAYSSPIAYSGVLGHAAESTVVAGPSGTITKTNSIAIPAIAARYALPSAYTYGGLYL from the exons ATGAACTCAATC GCTGCCGTAGTTTTCTTTGCCGTCGTTGCTGCCGCCAGCGCAGGCATCGTAGCTCCCAGTGGTTTGATTGCAAGCACTTATGCTGCCCCAGCCCTTACAGCCTACTCTACACCCCTTGCTTATAACACACCTTTGGCCTACTCTGCTCTTGCTGCTCCAGCTTACACCGCCTACTCTTCCCCAATTGCCTACTCTGGCGTCCTTGGACATGCCGCTGAAAGCACCGTAGTTGCTGGACCATCTGGAACCATCACCAAAACCAACAGCATTGCTATCCCAGCAATTGCTGCCAGATACGCTCTCCCAAGTGCTTACACTTATGGGGGActttatttgtaa
- the LOC123680231 gene encoding uncharacterized protein LOC123680231, which yields MNTIAAVVFFAALAAASAGWVSPLALSAIPTGHVIQAPSSRSTIVGPDGSSISSAAPGGTIIADQNGGAIVAQGAPAAVISPAARLALVSSPLVAAPAITSYAAVSPVWAHQTLGVPALGRIAAENTIVAGPSGTIAQSRAIDAAQTIALW from the exons ATGAACACCATC GCCGCAGTTGTATTTTTCGCCGCCTTGGCTGCCGCTAGCGCTGGTTGGGTATCACCCCTAGCCCTTTCTGCTATCCCAACCGGTCACGTGATCCAAGCACCAAGCTCAAGAAGCACGATTGTAGGACCTGATGGTAGCTCAATCTCTTCAGCAGCTCCCGGTGGAACCATCATCGCTGACCAAAACGGTGGTGCTATTGTTGCCCAAGGTGCTCCAGCTGCTGTTATCTCTCCTGCTGCAAGATTAGCTCTTGTTTCTTCTCCTCTTGTTGCTGCACCAGCTATCACATCTTACGCTGCTGTCAGTCCAGTCTGGGCTCATCAAACTCTTGGTGTTCCTGCTCTTGGAAGGATTGCTGCTGAAAACACAATAGTAGCTGGACCCTCTGGTACCATTGCTCAAAGTAGAGCAATTGATGCCGCTCAAACT ATAG CTCTCTGGTGA